The following are encoded together in the Nocardioides sp. Arc9.136 genome:
- the moaA gene encoding GTP 3',8-cyclase MoaA, with product MTTRPLEDRYGRVATDLRVSLTDRCNLRCNYCMPAEGLDWLPDDSVLSDDEVVRLIGIGVHHLGIREVRFTGGEPLVRRGLVGIVERTRALGPDLELSITTNALGLARTADKLAAAGLDRVNVSLDTVRAETFHTITRRDRLHDVVAGLEAAQAAGLGPVKVNAVLLRGTNDDQAGELLAWCLERGYELRFIEQMPLDAQHGWSRTGMVTAEEIFERLARDFVLTPAVEPRGSAPAELFRVDGGPGTVGVIASVTRPFCGDCDRVRLTADGQVRNCLFAREESDLRAALRAGVPDEDIAERWVVAMRGKRAGHGIDDPAFLQPDRPMSAIGG from the coding sequence GTGACGACGAGACCCCTCGAGGACCGGTACGGCCGCGTGGCCACGGACCTGCGCGTCTCGCTCACCGACCGGTGCAACCTGCGGTGCAACTACTGCATGCCGGCCGAGGGGCTGGACTGGCTGCCCGACGACTCGGTCCTCTCCGACGACGAGGTCGTCCGGCTCATCGGCATCGGCGTGCACCACCTCGGCATCCGCGAGGTCCGGTTCACCGGCGGCGAGCCGCTGGTGCGGCGGGGGCTGGTCGGCATCGTCGAGCGGACCCGCGCCCTCGGCCCCGACCTCGAGCTGTCGATCACGACGAACGCGCTCGGCCTGGCTCGGACCGCGGACAAGCTGGCCGCGGCCGGCCTCGACCGGGTCAACGTCAGCCTCGACACGGTGCGGGCCGAGACCTTCCACACGATCACGCGGCGCGACCGGCTGCACGACGTCGTCGCCGGCCTCGAGGCCGCCCAGGCGGCGGGGCTCGGGCCGGTCAAGGTCAACGCCGTCCTGCTGCGCGGCACCAACGACGACCAGGCCGGCGAGCTGCTGGCCTGGTGCCTGGAGCGCGGCTACGAGCTGCGCTTCATCGAGCAGATGCCGCTCGACGCCCAGCACGGCTGGTCGCGGACCGGGATGGTGACCGCCGAGGAGATCTTCGAGCGGCTCGCGCGTGACTTCGTGCTCACCCCGGCGGTCGAGCCTCGGGGGAGCGCGCCCGCGGAGCTGTTCCGCGTCGACGGCGGTCCCGGCACCGTGGGCGTGATCGCCTCGGTCACGCGGCCCTTCTGCGGCGACTGCGACCGGGTGCGGCTCACCGCCGACGGCCAGGTCCGCAACTGCCTGTTCGCCCGCGAGGAGTCCGACCTGCGCGCGGCACTGCGGGCCGGTGTCCCCGACGAGGACATCGCCGAGCGCTGGGTGGTCGCGATGCGCGGCAAGCGCGCCGGCCACGGCATCGACGACCCGGCGTTCCTCCAGCCCGACCGGCCGATGTCGGCCATCGGCGGCTGA
- a CDS encoding DUF3099 domain-containing protein yields the protein MARDQRRDRDDAVRITTAASSPNADIAARQKRYLLSMSIRSICFVGAVVTALAGWQWVWPFLIAGAIILPYVAVVLANVQATRKEGFGLQDAAYGAPQLGAGGPREPEVGTATR from the coding sequence ATGGCCCGCGACCAGCGCAGGGACCGCGACGACGCGGTCCGCATCACCACGGCGGCCTCCAGCCCGAACGCCGACATCGCCGCTCGGCAGAAGCGCTACCTGCTCTCCATGAGCATCCGGTCGATCTGCTTCGTCGGCGCAGTCGTCACCGCCCTGGCCGGCTGGCAGTGGGTCTGGCCGTTCCTGATCGCCGGGGCGATCATCCTGCCCTACGTCGCGGTCGTCCTCGCCAACGTGCAGGCGACGCGCAAGGAGGGGTTCGGCCTCCAGGACGCGGCGTACGGCGCGCCGCAGCTCGGCGCGGGCGGCCCCCGCGAGCCGGAGGTCGGCACCGCCACGCGATGA
- a CDS encoding phosphotransferase: MWQPEPGWLAMPGGTGTSTVGVWRTVLGDQPVVVKRLARPTGGDPRELSDPHHPAYWRRAADVLAGGLVVDTPGLRADPQAALEEDADGITLTQAWVEDAANSGLFVARCLGGFGGARLSGPALATDQLRHRMARVERGGGWRTLARTTVADVAEHLWGRRSVLLAELDALPQVAQHGDPTPANLPGRAGDDVLAVDWGTLGHGPVGSDLGFYALQAREELDPLVEAYLLGLPAGLATAEQVLRGARVTAVLTALNRAEWALARVAGGEGALAGKFRHPAVAPHLRALQRQAAHIEALLAG; the protein is encoded by the coding sequence ATGTGGCAGCCCGAGCCGGGGTGGCTGGCGATGCCCGGCGGCACCGGTACGTCGACCGTCGGCGTGTGGCGGACGGTCCTCGGCGACCAGCCGGTGGTCGTGAAGCGGCTCGCCCGGCCCACCGGCGGCGACCCGCGCGAGCTCTCCGACCCCCACCACCCGGCGTACTGGCGCCGGGCGGCGGACGTGCTGGCCGGCGGCCTCGTCGTCGACACGCCTGGGCTGCGGGCCGACCCGCAGGCCGCGCTCGAGGAGGACGCCGACGGGATCACCCTGACCCAGGCGTGGGTCGAGGACGCGGCCAACAGCGGCCTCTTCGTGGCGCGCTGCCTGGGCGGGTTCGGCGGTGCCCGCCTGTCCGGGCCCGCGCTCGCCACCGACCAGCTGCGCCACCGGATGGCCCGGGTCGAGCGCGGCGGAGGCTGGCGGACGCTCGCCCGCACCACCGTCGCCGACGTCGCCGAGCACCTGTGGGGGCGCCGGTCGGTGCTGCTCGCCGAGCTCGACGCCCTGCCGCAGGTCGCCCAGCACGGCGACCCGACGCCGGCCAACCTCCCGGGACGCGCCGGCGACGACGTGCTGGCGGTCGACTGGGGGACCCTGGGCCACGGCCCCGTCGGCTCCGACCTGGGCTTCTACGCCCTCCAGGCCCGCGAGGAGCTCGACCCGCTGGTCGAGGCCTACCTCCTCGGGCTCCCGGCCGGGCTCGCGACCGCCGAGCAGGTGCTCCGCGGTGCGCGCGTGACGGCGGTGCTCACCGCGCTCAACCGCGCGGAGTGGGCGTTGGCGCGGGTCGCCGGCGGCGAGGGTGCCCTGGCCGGCAAGTTCCGCCACCCCGCCGTCGCCCCGCACCTGCGGGCGCTCCAGCGCCAGGCCGCCCACATCGAGGCGCTGCTCGCCGGCTGA
- a CDS encoding ABC transporter ATP-binding protein: MSGMYGAGAAWRNLRADRSVVDNRISRETMRRVLGFARPHRRTITVFLLLTVVDAAMVVVTPLLVQRVVDDGILAGDGGLVTLIALAMAGVAVVNAVLAVIGGWLSSRIGEGLIYDLRTQVFGHVQRQSLAFFTRTQTGALVSRLNNDVIGAQRAFTSTLSSTVSNTIAVLVVGIAMFALSWQVTLLCLAMFPVLFGISRFVSSKLAGLTRRQMDGNADLGNVMTERFNVGGAMLLKLFGRRGEEDALFATKAANVRDLGVRISLITRIFGASMMLVPALATALVYGVGGHLAIDGTLTVGTLLALATLLLRLLGPLQGLSNVRIDVMTALVSFERVFEVLDLPSLVREKHGAVALPPTASRLEFDHVSFTYPRADDVSLASLETVARTESREHTEVLHDISFVADAGQMIALVGPSGAGKTTVTHLVARLYDVDEGAVRVGGHDVRDVTLQSLEDVVGYVTQDAHMFHDTIRANLVYARPGATEEQMWQALEAAQVAGLVRALPDGLDTVVGDRGYRLSGGERQRLAIARLLLKAPSIVVLDEATAHLDSGSEAAVQRALDAALAGRTSLVIAHRLSTVRDADLILVLEDGRIAQSGTHAQLLAQGGLYAELHRTQFFEEVPA, from the coding sequence ATGTCGGGGATGTACGGCGCAGGCGCCGCGTGGCGCAACCTCAGGGCCGACCGCAGCGTGGTCGACAACCGGATCAGCCGCGAGACGATGCGGCGCGTGCTGGGCTTCGCCCGCCCCCACCGCCGGACCATCACCGTCTTCCTCCTGCTGACCGTGGTCGACGCCGCCATGGTCGTCGTCACGCCGCTGCTGGTGCAGCGCGTGGTCGACGACGGCATCCTCGCGGGCGACGGCGGGCTGGTCACGCTGATCGCTCTGGCGATGGCCGGCGTCGCCGTCGTCAACGCCGTGCTGGCGGTCATCGGCGGGTGGCTCTCCTCGCGGATCGGCGAGGGGCTGATCTACGACCTCCGCACCCAGGTCTTCGGCCACGTCCAGCGCCAGTCGCTGGCCTTCTTCACCCGCACCCAGACCGGCGCACTGGTCTCCAGGCTCAACAACGACGTCATCGGTGCCCAGCGCGCCTTCACCTCCACGCTCTCCAGCACGGTGTCGAACACCATCGCGGTGCTGGTCGTCGGCATCGCGATGTTCGCGCTGAGCTGGCAGGTGACCCTGCTGTGCCTGGCGATGTTCCCCGTCCTCTTCGGGATCTCCCGCTTCGTCAGCTCCAAGCTCGCCGGCCTCACCCGCCGCCAGATGGACGGCAACGCCGACCTCGGCAACGTCATGACCGAGCGCTTCAACGTCGGCGGCGCGATGCTGCTCAAGCTGTTCGGCCGCCGCGGCGAGGAGGACGCGCTGTTCGCGACCAAGGCCGCGAACGTCCGCGACCTCGGCGTCCGGATCTCGCTGATCACCCGGATCTTCGGCGCCTCGATGATGCTCGTCCCGGCCCTCGCCACGGCCCTGGTGTACGGCGTCGGCGGGCACCTCGCGATCGACGGCACGCTGACCGTGGGCACCCTGCTCGCGCTGGCGACCCTGCTGCTGCGGCTGCTCGGTCCGCTGCAGGGCCTCTCCAACGTCCGGATCGACGTGATGACCGCCCTCGTCAGCTTCGAGCGGGTCTTCGAGGTGCTCGACCTGCCCTCGCTGGTCCGGGAGAAGCACGGCGCGGTGGCGCTGCCGCCGACCGCCTCGCGGCTCGAGTTCGACCACGTGTCCTTCACCTACCCGCGGGCCGACGACGTCTCCCTCGCCTCGCTCGAGACCGTCGCCCGGACCGAGTCCCGCGAGCACACCGAGGTGCTGCACGACATCTCCTTCGTCGCCGACGCCGGCCAGATGATCGCCCTGGTCGGGCCGTCGGGCGCCGGCAAGACCACGGTCACCCACCTGGTGGCCCGCCTCTACGACGTCGACGAGGGCGCGGTCCGCGTCGGCGGCCACGACGTCCGCGACGTCACGCTGCAGTCCCTCGAGGACGTGGTCGGGTACGTCACCCAGGACGCCCACATGTTCCACGACACGATCCGCGCCAACCTCGTCTACGCCCGCCCGGGCGCGACCGAGGAGCAGATGTGGCAGGCGCTCGAGGCGGCGCAGGTCGCCGGCCTGGTGCGGGCGCTGCCCGACGGGCTCGACACCGTCGTGGGGGACCGCGGCTACCGCCTCTCCGGCGGGGAGCGGCAGCGCCTGGCCATCGCGCGGCTCCTGCTCAAGGCGCCCTCGATCGTCGTGCTCGACGAGGCCACGGCCCACCTCGACTCCGGCTCGGAGGCCGCCGTGCAGCGCGCCCTCGACGCCGCGCTGGCCGGCCGCACCTCCCTGGTGATCGCGCACCGGCTCTCGACCGTCCGCGACGCCGACCTGATCCTGGTGCTCGAGGACGGGCGGATCGCCCAGTCCGGCACGCACGCCCAGCTGCTCGCCCAGGGCGGGCTCTACGCCGAGCTGCACCGCACCCAGTTCTTCGAGGAGGTGCCGGCCTGA
- a CDS encoding acetone carboxylase produces the protein MDPDTCSAKGCQAPATWQLQWNNPKLHTPERRKVWLACEEHRGSLSDFLAARGFLKDVVPHDPAEERPDGENPG, from the coding sequence ATGGACCCCGACACGTGCTCGGCCAAGGGCTGCCAGGCCCCCGCGACGTGGCAGCTGCAGTGGAACAACCCCAAGCTGCACACGCCGGAACGCCGCAAGGTGTGGCTGGCCTGCGAGGAGCACCGGGGCTCGCTCTCTGACTTCCTGGCCGCCCGGGGGTTCCTCAAGGACGTCGTGCCGCACGACCCGGCCGAGGAGCGACCGGACGGGGAGAACCCCGGCTGA
- a CDS encoding SURF1 family protein, with product MRRFRVLLSRRWALFAVAIVVVAWATWWLGNWQFDRLDQRKETNRVVERNENLEPAPVAEVLSPGGDVEDGEEWRVVTATGEYAVEDTVIVRYRTRDGQSGIEVVVPLVTADGTAVVVDRGWMPSDNRGGDATDVPEPPSGEVTITGYVRADGTGDSTRVVDNSTRAVSSEEVGEAIGRPTYGGFVDLRSEDPAPAEALTPRDLPEQDNGPHFFYGLQWWFFGVLAIFGFLYLAYDELKRGPHGERSGRREPRPPRPKADPRTGKRPPRPPRPGATSGAGAQSARSAPPSTGSTTPDTNEAAGDSRNAAARPNSSGRP from the coding sequence GTGCGTCGGTTCCGGGTCCTGCTGAGTCGTCGGTGGGCCCTCTTCGCCGTGGCGATCGTCGTGGTCGCCTGGGCCACCTGGTGGCTGGGCAACTGGCAGTTCGACCGCCTCGACCAGCGCAAGGAGACCAACCGCGTCGTCGAGCGCAACGAGAACCTCGAGCCGGCTCCGGTCGCCGAGGTCCTCTCCCCCGGCGGCGACGTCGAGGACGGCGAGGAGTGGCGGGTGGTCACCGCCACCGGTGAGTACGCCGTCGAGGACACCGTCATCGTCCGGTACCGCACCCGCGACGGCCAGTCCGGCATCGAGGTGGTCGTCCCGCTGGTCACCGCCGACGGCACCGCCGTCGTCGTCGACCGGGGCTGGATGCCCTCCGACAACCGCGGGGGCGACGCCACCGACGTCCCCGAGCCGCCGTCCGGCGAGGTGACCATCACCGGCTACGTCCGCGCCGACGGCACCGGCGACAGCACCCGGGTCGTCGACAACAGCACCCGCGCCGTCTCCAGCGAGGAGGTCGGCGAGGCGATCGGCCGCCCGACGTACGGCGGGTTCGTCGACCTCCGCTCCGAGGACCCGGCGCCGGCCGAGGCCCTGACGCCCCGCGACCTCCCCGAGCAGGACAACGGGCCGCACTTCTTCTACGGCCTGCAGTGGTGGTTCTTCGGGGTGCTGGCCATCTTCGGCTTCCTCTACCTCGCCTACGACGAGCTCAAGCGCGGGCCGCACGGCGAGCGCAGCGGTCGGCGCGAGCCCCGGCCGCCGCGGCCGAAGGCCGATCCGCGCACCGGCAAGCGGCCGCCTCGCCCGCCGCGGCCCGGCGCCACGAGCGGTGCCGGCGCTCAGAGCGCGCGCAGTGCCCCGCCGTCGACCGGCAGCACCACGCCGGACACGAACGAGGCCGCCGGGGACAGCAGGAACGCCGCGGCCCGGCCGAACTCCTCCGGGCGTCCGTAG
- a CDS encoding acVLRF1 family peptidyl-tRNA hydrolase, giving the protein MSGTARAVLVPAERWVRWATNFEERHGPTALSADGGALAGTAEDGSTFAARLPFDEAYAGQAEASAFVEAVTAPADWGLLLVRKGGFAVARLSRTAIGDSKVGQRHVQGRTKAGGQSQQRFARRRDNQARAAYEAAAGHAARVLAGLRGPLVTGGDRSAVEEVLAGPPLDGLHVVGPWLAVPDPRRAVLEQAVRDACSVQVEVVNSAPA; this is encoded by the coding sequence GTGAGCGGCACCGCCCGGGCGGTCCTGGTCCCGGCGGAGCGCTGGGTCCGGTGGGCGACGAACTTCGAGGAGCGCCACGGCCCGACCGCGCTGAGCGCCGACGGTGGAGCCCTCGCCGGCACCGCCGAGGACGGCTCGACCTTCGCTGCCCGGCTGCCGTTCGACGAGGCGTACGCCGGCCAGGCGGAGGCGAGCGCCTTCGTGGAGGCCGTCACGGCGCCCGCCGACTGGGGGCTGCTGCTCGTCCGCAAGGGCGGCTTCGCCGTCGCCCGGCTCTCCCGCACGGCGATCGGCGACTCCAAGGTGGGGCAGCGGCACGTGCAGGGCCGCACCAAGGCGGGCGGGCAGAGCCAGCAGCGGTTCGCCCGGCGCCGGGACAACCAGGCCCGCGCGGCGTACGAGGCCGCGGCCGGGCACGCGGCGCGCGTGCTCGCCGGTCTGCGGGGTCCGCTCGTGACCGGTGGGGACCGGTCCGCGGTCGAGGAGGTCCTGGCGGGCCCGCCGCTCGACGGGCTCCACGTGGTCGGCCCCTGGCTCGCCGTGCCCGACCCGCGTCGCGCCGTGCTCGAGCAGGCGGTGCGCGACGCCTGCTCGGTGCAGGTCGAGGTGGTCAACAGCGCGCCTGCGTGA
- a CDS encoding dodecin, with amino-acid sequence MTNRTYRVTEIVGTSPDGIDEAIRNGVERAARTLRHLDWFEVTQVRGQVKDGTVEHFQVGIKVGFRLEDD; translated from the coding sequence ATGACGAACCGCACGTACCGCGTCACCGAGATCGTCGGCACCTCGCCCGACGGTATCGACGAGGCCATCCGCAACGGGGTGGAGCGGGCGGCCCGCACGCTGCGCCACCTCGACTGGTTCGAGGTCACCCAGGTCCGCGGCCAGGTCAAGGACGGGACGGTCGAGCACTTCCAGGTCGGCATCAAGGTCGGCTTCCGACTCGAGGACGACTGA
- a CDS encoding SDR family oxidoreductase: MDLSLDGRVYLVTGGARGLGRATADVLVAEGARVVLSGRSEDSLAAARAELGADRVTTVAADNADPTTPGRLLAAAQETFGRLDGALVSVGGPPKGPVLAVTDEQWSAAFESVFLGAVRISRTVAAALPDGGSLALVLSSSVRSPLPDMAISNGLRPGLAMVAKTLADEVGPRGVRVNALLPGRVATDRVAELDALSGDPAAVRAQAEESIPLRRYGRPEEFGRAAAFLLSPAASFVSGVVLPVDGGALRAL; encoded by the coding sequence ATGGACCTCTCGCTCGACGGACGCGTCTACCTGGTGACCGGCGGCGCCCGCGGCCTCGGGCGGGCCACCGCGGACGTCCTCGTGGCCGAGGGCGCCCGCGTCGTGCTCTCGGGCCGCTCCGAGGACTCGCTGGCCGCAGCCCGGGCCGAGCTGGGAGCCGACCGCGTCACGACGGTCGCCGCGGACAACGCCGACCCCACCACCCCCGGCCGGCTCCTGGCGGCCGCGCAGGAGACATTCGGCCGCCTCGACGGCGCGCTGGTCAGCGTCGGCGGCCCGCCCAAGGGACCGGTGCTGGCGGTCACCGACGAGCAGTGGTCGGCCGCCTTCGAGTCGGTCTTCCTCGGGGCGGTCCGGATCTCGCGCACGGTCGCCGCGGCGCTGCCCGACGGCGGTTCGCTCGCGCTGGTGCTCTCCTCGAGCGTGCGGTCGCCGCTGCCCGACATGGCCATCTCCAACGGCCTGCGGCCCGGGCTGGCGATGGTCGCCAAGACCCTGGCCGACGAGGTCGGGCCACGCGGCGTACGCGTCAACGCGCTGCTGCCCGGACGGGTGGCGACCGACCGGGTGGCCGAGCTCGACGCGCTGTCGGGCGACCCGGCCGCCGTACGAGCGCAGGCCGAGGAGTCGATCCCGCTGCGCCGCTACGGACGCCCGGAGGAGTTCGGCCGGGCCGCGGCGTTCCTGCTGTCCCCGGCGGCCTCGTTCGTGTCCGGCGTGGTGCTGCCGGTCGACGGCGGGGCACTGCGCGCGCTCTGA
- a CDS encoding ABC-F family ATP-binding cassette domain-containing protein, with amino-acid sequence MITATQLEVRAGARLLMENVSFRVAPGDKIGLVGRNGAGKTTLTKILAGEGQPASGTVTTSSEVGYLPQDPRTGDPEVLARDRILSARGLDDVVRRLREAEAGMGSDDPAVRDKAMRRYERADAELHAGGGYAAESEAAVIAHSLGIEDRILAQPLKTLSGGQRRRVELARILFSGAEILILDEPTNHLDADSIIWLRDFLKAHRGGFIVISHDNGLLEETVNKVLHLDANRGVIDVYNMGWKDYLSQRETDERRRKRERANAESKAKTLTDQANRMRAKASKASAAQSMLKRAEKLVSGLEGERQAEKVARIAFPKPAACGKTPLTAEGLSKSYGSLEVFTDVDLAIDKGSRVVILGLNGAGKTTMLRILAGVDRADTGDVVPGHGLKVGYYAQEHETLDTDRTVLENMQSAAPQLTDTEARSVLGSFLFSGEDAHKPAKVLSGGEKTRLALASLVVSSANVLLLDEPTNNLDPASREEVLAAIRSYEGAIVLVTHDEGAVRALEPDRVLLLPDGDEDLWNEGYADLVSLA; translated from the coding sequence ATGATCACCGCCACCCAGCTGGAAGTCCGAGCGGGCGCGCGACTGCTCATGGAGAACGTCAGCTTCCGGGTCGCGCCCGGCGACAAGATCGGTCTGGTCGGGCGCAACGGTGCCGGCAAGACCACGCTGACCAAGATCCTGGCCGGCGAGGGCCAGCCCGCGAGCGGGACGGTGACGACCAGCAGCGAGGTCGGTTACCTGCCGCAGGACCCCCGCACGGGCGACCCCGAGGTGCTGGCGCGCGACCGGATCCTGTCCGCGCGCGGGCTCGACGACGTCGTCCGCCGGCTGCGCGAGGCCGAGGCCGGCATGGGCAGCGACGACCCGGCGGTCCGTGACAAGGCGATGCGCCGCTACGAGCGCGCCGACGCCGAGCTGCACGCCGGTGGTGGGTACGCCGCGGAGTCCGAGGCCGCCGTCATCGCGCACAGCCTGGGCATCGAGGACCGGATCCTGGCCCAGCCGCTCAAGACCCTCTCCGGTGGCCAGCGCCGGCGCGTCGAGCTCGCGCGGATCCTCTTCTCCGGCGCTGAGATCCTCATCCTCGACGAGCCGACCAACCACCTCGACGCCGACTCGATCATCTGGCTGCGCGACTTCCTCAAGGCCCACCGCGGCGGGTTCATCGTGATCAGCCACGACAACGGGCTGCTCGAGGAGACCGTCAACAAGGTCCTGCACCTCGACGCCAACCGCGGCGTCATCGACGTCTACAACATGGGCTGGAAGGACTACCTCAGCCAGCGCGAGACCGACGAGCGCCGCCGCAAGCGCGAGCGCGCCAACGCCGAGTCCAAGGCCAAGACGCTGACCGACCAGGCCAACAGGATGCGGGCCAAGGCCAGCAAGGCCTCGGCCGCCCAGTCGATGCTCAAGCGCGCCGAGAAGCTCGTGTCGGGGCTGGAGGGGGAGCGGCAGGCCGAGAAGGTCGCCCGGATCGCCTTCCCCAAGCCCGCCGCCTGCGGCAAGACGCCGCTCACCGCGGAGGGGCTGTCGAAGTCCTACGGCTCGCTCGAGGTCTTCACCGACGTCGACCTCGCGATCGACAAGGGCTCGCGGGTGGTCATCCTGGGCCTCAACGGCGCGGGCAAGACCACGATGCTGCGCATCCTCGCCGGCGTGGACCGGGCCGACACCGGCGACGTCGTGCCCGGCCACGGGCTCAAGGTCGGCTACTACGCCCAGGAGCACGAGACGCTCGACACCGACCGGACGGTGCTGGAGAACATGCAGTCCGCGGCGCCCCAGCTGACCGACACCGAGGCCCGCTCGGTGCTCGGGTCGTTCCTCTTCTCCGGCGAGGACGCCCACAAGCCGGCCAAGGTGCTGTCCGGTGGCGAGAAGACGCGCCTCGCGCTCGCCTCGCTGGTCGTCTCCAGCGCGAACGTGCTGCTGCTCGACGAGCCCACCAACAACCTCGACCCCGCCTCCCGCGAGGAGGTGCTGGCCGCGATCCGCTCCTACGAGGGCGCGATCGTGCTGGTCACCCACGACGAGGGCGCCGTGCGGGCCCTGGAGCCGGACCGGGTGCTGCTGCTGCCCGACGGCGACGAGGACCTGTGGAACGAGGGGTACGCCGACCTGGTCTCGCTGGCCTGA
- a CDS encoding neutral zinc metallopeptidase — MRFNPKARLDTGRVRDRGRGGGGGFGRGGGMGGGSMGGARMPIPGGMRAGGGIGGVIVVVLFLVLTQCVGGGVPGLGGGSSSAYDTSRFADSDRYENCETGEDANNDVDCARVAVENSLDDFWSDELGARFEPVAELATFSGSTQTGCGGATSEVGPFYCPADSSIYLDTTFFDTVLERQLGGPEGGFVEPYVLAHEYGHHIQNLLGAMGKVRTQQGPTSDAVRLELQADCYAGMWARAAMTTEDADGQVLISDLTQQDVEEAVAAAEAVGDDRIQEKTQGQVTEESWTHGSAAMRVRWFRTGFDSGSLESCDTFAAQRL; from the coding sequence ATGCGCTTCAACCCCAAGGCACGCCTGGACACCGGTCGCGTCCGCGACCGCGGTCGAGGCGGTGGCGGCGGCTTCGGCCGCGGCGGCGGCATGGGCGGCGGGTCGATGGGCGGCGCCCGGATGCCCATCCCGGGCGGGATGCGCGCCGGCGGCGGCATCGGCGGCGTCATCGTCGTCGTGCTCTTCCTCGTGCTGACCCAGTGCGTCGGCGGCGGGGTGCCCGGCCTCGGCGGAGGGTCCTCCTCGGCGTACGACACCAGCCGGTTCGCCGACAGCGACCGGTACGAGAACTGCGAGACCGGCGAGGACGCCAACAACGACGTCGACTGCGCCCGCGTGGCGGTCGAGAACTCGCTCGACGACTTCTGGTCCGACGAGCTCGGCGCGCGGTTCGAGCCGGTCGCCGAGCTGGCGACCTTCTCGGGCTCCACGCAGACCGGCTGCGGCGGCGCGACGTCCGAGGTGGGGCCCTTCTACTGCCCGGCGGACTCCTCGATCTACCTCGACACGACGTTCTTCGACACCGTGCTCGAGCGGCAGCTCGGCGGACCCGAGGGCGGGTTCGTCGAGCCGTACGTGCTGGCCCACGAGTACGGCCACCACATCCAGAACCTGCTCGGGGCCATGGGCAAGGTCCGGACCCAGCAGGGACCCACCAGCGACGCCGTGCGGCTGGAGCTCCAGGCCGACTGCTACGCCGGCATGTGGGCTCGCGCGGCGATGACGACCGAGGACGCGGACGGGCAGGTGCTGATCAGCGACCTCACGCAGCAGGACGTGGAGGAGGCCGTCGCGGCGGCCGAGGCCGTCGGCGACGACCGGATCCAGGAGAAGACCCAGGGCCAGGTCACCGAGGAGTCGTGGACCCACGGCTCGGCGGCGATGCGCGTGCGGTGGTTCCGGACCGGCTTCGACTCCGGCTCGCTCGAGTCCTGCGACACCTTCGCCGCGCAGCGGCTGTGA
- a CDS encoding enoyl-CoA hydratase/isomerase family protein: MTTPSPETLAAAGLQLDLTGPVATITLDRPDVRNAQTPAMWRALADLGAGLPGDVRVVVVRGNGPAFSAGLDRRLLDPSSVGGEEESVAGLVALSDGDLAATIDEYQRGFTFLRDPRFVSVAAVHGYAIGAGFQLALACDLRVVSTDAQLSMKEAALGLVPDLTGTKPLVDSVGYARALEICATARMVGADEAVRIGLALAAVPSEQLDSTVADLVQALVTHLPGAVTEIKSLLQGADQRDLETQRRLEREAQVRRFREMASLAGGR; this comes from the coding sequence ATGACGACGCCCTCCCCGGAGACCCTCGCCGCGGCCGGTCTCCAGCTGGACCTGACCGGGCCGGTCGCGACGATCACCCTCGACCGGCCCGACGTGCGCAACGCCCAGACGCCGGCGATGTGGCGCGCGCTGGCCGACCTCGGGGCCGGGCTGCCCGGCGACGTACGCGTCGTGGTCGTGCGGGGCAACGGTCCCGCCTTCTCGGCCGGTCTCGACCGGCGGCTGCTTGACCCGTCGTCCGTCGGGGGCGAGGAGGAGTCGGTCGCCGGCCTGGTGGCGCTGTCCGACGGGGACCTGGCCGCGACCATCGACGAGTACCAGCGCGGCTTCACCTTCCTGCGCGACCCGCGCTTCGTCTCCGTCGCAGCCGTCCACGGCTACGCGATCGGCGCCGGCTTCCAGCTGGCGCTCGCGTGCGACCTCCGGGTGGTCTCGACCGACGCCCAGCTGTCGATGAAGGAGGCCGCGCTCGGGCTCGTCCCGGACCTGACGGGAACAAAGCCGCTGGTCGACAGCGTTGGCTACGCGAGGGCCCTGGAGATCTGCGCGACCGCGCGGATGGTCGGCGCCGACGAGGCCGTGCGGATCGGTCTGGCGCTCGCCGCCGTGCCGTCCGAGCAGCTGGACTCGACGGTGGCGGACCTGGTCCAGGCCCTCGTGACCCACCTCCCGGGTGCGGTCACCGAGATCAAGTCGCTCCTCCAGGGAGCGGACCAGCGGGACCTCGAGACGCAGCGGCGGCTCGAGCGGGAGGCGCAGGTGCGCCGGTTCCGTGAGATGGCCTCCCTGGCGGGAGGCCGGTGA